A single Saccharolobus shibatae B12 DNA region contains:
- a CDS encoding molybdopterin-dependent oxidoreductase, with protein sequence MVHACTRDCYDTCIFDDNHKPLDIFPFNGFTCSRGIADLKRNSLNRIDNVYIEGKPSSIDKALDLIAKEIRKRKKEEIIHVDYDGNQGLLTWYFPARLWNVLGAASIDYSICSSEGHEAIKLHYRNSIGALPEDFPKYDSFIIWGSELVFSFIHGWNLIKDKYKVTIDVRVSETAKRSDKYYIVKPGSDAYLAIGIMKRLFERNWVDLSLVDNPEELREYIFSFEDEEIEEATGLDSSKINELAEMYHYRRPLTIIGFALGRSINGGDAISLISLIPALIGMKKGFFYANSHGLGIDFRYLRGLHKHSPSRIVGMAEVGKEVEEGKITFMFVWNSNPLHSLPMSDRIYEAVKEGRLFLVVHDPYWSETAKIANVALPAPTYLEKEDVVYSYWHNYLVYNKPMLPKRGLTEVELMRMLAVKLEITDDVVFEDEWLAIGKATGVNVTELKTKGFVKLLPRYPEDKVRVKPFPDKLKKPNGNIIVFSSHPNYTNSQFKEIYGDRKGIVYNSEFEGIGYLSTKYGKVRVMFKRDTSLPRGILFVHKSFLFDLDGKPINSILGFGKGKYGNTPIINTDSVETIKA encoded by the coding sequence ATGGTTCACGCTTGTACACGAGATTGTTATGATACTTGTATATTTGACGATAATCATAAACCACTTGATATATTTCCCTTTAATGGGTTTACGTGTTCTAGGGGTATAGCGGATTTAAAGAGGAACTCGTTGAACAGAATTGATAACGTTTACATAGAAGGAAAGCCAAGTAGTATTGATAAGGCATTAGACTTAATAGCTAAGGAGATAAGAAAGCGGAAAAAAGAGGAAATTATACACGTCGACTATGATGGAAACCAAGGTCTATTAACGTGGTATTTCCCGGCAAGATTATGGAACGTACTAGGTGCAGCATCAATAGACTACTCAATATGCAGTTCAGAAGGTCATGAGGCAATTAAGTTACATTATCGTAATTCAATAGGTGCTTTACCAGAGGATTTCCCTAAATATGATTCATTTATCATATGGGGAAGTGAATTAGTATTTAGTTTCATTCATGGTTGGAACTTGATTAAAGATAAGTATAAGGTAACGATCGATGTTAGAGTATCTGAAACCGCTAAGAGGAGTGATAAATATTACATTGTGAAACCTGGAAGTGACGCGTATTTAGCTATAGGAATCATGAAAAGATTGTTTGAGAGAAATTGGGTCGATTTGTCACTCGTAGATAATCCAGAGGAATTAAGGGAATATATATTCTCATTTGAGGATGAAGAAATTGAGGAAGCTACTGGTTTGGATTCTTCTAAAATTAATGAGTTAGCTGAAATGTATCATTATAGAAGACCTTTAACGATTATTGGATTTGCGCTAGGCAGGAGCATAAACGGTGGTGACGCTATTTCACTAATCTCATTAATACCTGCACTTATTGGGATGAAAAAGGGGTTTTTCTATGCCAATTCTCATGGACTTGGAATAGATTTTAGATATTTGAGAGGGCTTCACAAGCACTCTCCTTCAAGAATAGTAGGCATGGCAGAAGTTGGCAAGGAGGTTGAAGAGGGTAAAATAACTTTCATGTTTGTTTGGAACTCTAATCCCTTACATTCATTACCAATGTCCGACAGAATATATGAGGCTGTAAAAGAGGGTAGGTTATTTCTTGTTGTGCATGATCCATATTGGTCTGAGACTGCGAAGATAGCTAATGTAGCGTTACCCGCTCCTACGTATCTTGAGAAAGAGGATGTTGTCTACAGTTATTGGCATAATTATCTAGTTTACAATAAGCCAATGCTACCTAAAAGAGGCTTAACTGAGGTCGAATTAATGAGAATGCTAGCAGTAAAACTAGAGATTACCGACGATGTTGTATTTGAGGACGAATGGTTAGCTATAGGTAAAGCTACGGGGGTTAACGTTACGGAGCTAAAGACTAAAGGGTTCGTAAAGTTGTTACCTAGATATCCAGAAGATAAGGTAAGAGTAAAACCATTTCCAGATAAACTCAAGAAACCTAATGGTAATATCATTGTTTTTTCCTCTCATCCTAATTATACTAATAGCCAATTTAAGGAGATATATGGTGATAGGAAGGGTATTGTGTATAATTCAGAATTTGAGGGAATAGGTTATTTATCAACAAAATATGGTAAGGTTAGGGTAATGTTTAAGAGGGATACCTCACTCCCGAGAGGAATTTTATTTGTTCATAAATCTTTCTTGTTTGACCTTGACGGCAAACCTATTAATAGTATCTTAGGTTTTGGAAAGGGGAAATATGGCAATACTCCAATCATTAATACGGATTCTGTAGAGACTATAAAAGCTTGA
- a CDS encoding DUF1404 domain-containing protein — MKLVRREEFKAKNLIMPLILIITVINPIYESLEFKYEFLFMLSHYLLVLSGLLIGYKILRGNSYYSVLGIIPIIFWHMPLFYNLAGAYIAYRILDNITLLLGGILIGSYIPLMSTAIKLGLLVLWMAADSVLSVILIVEWPNYSNSIYPFSPWPLSQEVLTGIVMFFTMTVLFIIALVKILKSSTFKLL, encoded by the coding sequence ATGAAGCTCGTAAGAAGAGAGGAGTTTAAAGCTAAAAATCTAATTATGCCATTAATACTTATAATCACTGTTATAAATCCAATTTATGAGAGTCTAGAATTTAAGTACGAGTTTCTCTTTATGCTAAGTCATTATTTGTTAGTACTTTCAGGATTACTCATAGGCTATAAGATTCTTAGAGGAAACTCTTATTATTCAGTTTTAGGAATTATTCCTATAATATTCTGGCATATGCCACTATTTTACAACTTAGCTGGAGCTTACATTGCGTACAGAATTCTAGATAATATAACACTATTATTAGGTGGGATATTGATTGGATCTTATATACCATTAATGAGCACCGCCATAAAATTGGGCTTGTTAGTATTATGGATGGCTGCTGATAGTGTACTTTCAGTCATACTAATAGTTGAATGGCCCAATTATTCAAATTCCATTTATCCATTTTCACCTTGGCCATTGAGTCAAGAAGTTTTAACAGGTATAGTGATGTTCTTCACTATGACAGTTCTCTTCATAATTGCCTTAGTGAAAATATTAAAATCGTCAACTTTCAAGCTTTTATAG
- a CDS encoding APC family permease, giving the protein MSSKNRIFVRETSGLIKNVSLWDAVALNIGNMSAGVALFESISPYIQQGGVLWLASLIGFIFAIPQLLIYVILTSKIPRTGGDYIWISRSLNGGLGSTMALAVMIESTAYFALVAFFTSSAINTALTVIGEYQHSPALLSIANNIIVDPYAVTPTLQQSLTIYGISALVFVVIILLNIFRAKWGYRVVSVLGIFSMATLVLAMIVLALNSGDFYSKISTLITANNLNVTIPSSRGSFLPSSISWSATLFLLPFFALYTYPWMQAGPAVAAEFKGRKTVKWNLPIALILTGILVTLAFLEMDLIGGYNFNLEAYPTFLYNFWTAAIAVASNPILQWIIALGLIVWNIYILAYGVIVFARYVFALSFDRVLPTKFSEVNKHGSPVYAHVFDLSLTLLLLLVPAFSIGAALSLYGATILGSLYFLVVSVAGIAFGIKERNYILSIAGLISAGYFAYLTYVAATNPDFGFMTSNGPNLITTIFVIGTLIVSALVYIISKIIHKRKGIDIDLAFKEIPPE; this is encoded by the coding sequence GTGAGCAGCAAAAACAGAATATTCGTAAGGGAGACTTCTGGTTTAATAAAGAATGTATCGTTATGGGACGCAGTTGCACTTAACATAGGCAATATGTCAGCTGGAGTAGCTCTGTTTGAATCAATATCACCATATATACAACAAGGAGGAGTGTTATGGTTAGCATCGTTAATTGGTTTTATTTTCGCTATACCGCAATTACTAATTTATGTAATTTTGACGTCGAAAATTCCAAGGACTGGTGGAGATTACATATGGATTTCGAGAAGCCTAAATGGTGGTTTAGGATCTACAATGGCTCTGGCAGTGATGATAGAATCTACAGCTTACTTCGCACTGGTAGCGTTTTTCACGTCTTCCGCCATAAACACTGCCCTAACAGTAATAGGTGAATATCAACACTCTCCTGCGCTCTTAAGCATAGCCAACAACATAATAGTCGACCCATATGCAGTAACACCAACCTTACAACAAAGTTTAACAATTTATGGGATTTCGGCGTTAGTTTTCGTAGTGATAATTCTCCTTAACATATTTAGGGCTAAGTGGGGGTATAGAGTAGTATCAGTGTTGGGAATATTTTCAATGGCCACGTTAGTCTTAGCAATGATAGTTTTAGCGCTTAATTCAGGTGACTTTTACTCGAAAATTTCAACATTAATAACCGCTAATAATCTTAATGTAACTATTCCCTCATCTAGAGGATCATTTTTGCCTTCTTCGATATCTTGGTCTGCTACATTATTCCTCTTACCGTTCTTCGCATTATATACATATCCTTGGATGCAAGCTGGACCAGCAGTTGCAGCTGAATTTAAAGGAAGGAAGACCGTAAAGTGGAACTTACCAATAGCTCTAATACTCACTGGAATATTGGTAACATTAGCGTTTCTTGAGATGGATTTAATTGGAGGTTATAATTTCAACTTAGAAGCTTATCCGACCTTCTTATACAACTTCTGGACGGCTGCAATAGCTGTAGCGTCAAATCCCATATTACAATGGATAATCGCATTAGGGCTAATAGTATGGAACATATACATACTTGCTTACGGTGTTATAGTATTTGCTAGATACGTTTTTGCATTGTCCTTTGATAGAGTTTTACCGACTAAGTTCAGTGAGGTTAATAAACATGGTTCACCAGTATACGCTCACGTATTCGATCTCTCATTAACTTTACTGTTGCTTTTAGTTCCGGCATTTTCCATAGGCGCTGCACTTTCCCTTTATGGCGCTACAATACTAGGAAGTCTATATTTTCTCGTGGTAAGTGTAGCTGGTATTGCGTTTGGAATTAAAGAAAGAAACTATATATTATCCATAGCAGGCTTAATTTCAGCTGGTTATTTCGCATATCTGACTTATGTAGCAGCAACGAATCCAGACTTTGGATTCATGACTTCTAATGGACCTAATTTAATCACAACAATATTTGTGATAGGGACGCTTATTGTTAGTGCATTAGTATACATCATTTCAAAGATTATTCACAAAAGGAAAGGCATTGATATAGATTTGGCATTCAAGGAAATACCACCTGAATAA
- a CDS encoding winged helix-turn-helix domain-containing protein has product MPIKRSILFAVSITLFHIGLLISKHHNYRFSSCPFLAYIPLTSDFIVDTKCRYNLLKILELIEEAEDGLTVEYISTNLNLSRKSVRMYLNRLESHGLIKHIGDKYKATEEGRKLIESLKLSGF; this is encoded by the coding sequence ATGCCTATCAAAAGATCAATATTATTTGCCGTAAGTATTACTCTATTTCATATAGGTTTGTTAATATCTAAACATCATAATTATAGGTTCTCTAGCTGTCCGTTTTTAGCATATATTCCCTTAACTTCCGATTTTATAGTGGATACAAAATGTAGATACAACTTGTTGAAGATTCTAGAGTTAATTGAAGAAGCGGAAGACGGCTTAACAGTGGAATATATATCTACTAATCTAAATCTAAGTAGAAAATCTGTTAGGATGTATTTAAATAGATTGGAGTCTCATGGATTAATAAAGCATATTGGGGATAAATACAAAGCGACTGAAGAGGGAAGAAAATTAATAGAGAGTTTGAAACTTAGCGGTTTTTGA
- a CDS encoding 2-hydroxyacid dehydrogenase, with the protein MKIISTEKVPDECKNIINVKDENLTEEDHKNAEILLTWPGRVNSNLIDKMPNLKVIQTFSAGVDDLNFSIIPPHVKVFSNAGAYSLSVAEHAWALILASAKGVGTKKRTIVYDVSEKTLLILGGGGIGSEVARIGKTAFRNYVIGISRSFKKPEWFDEKHGMIMIREKIKEADIIVDTLPLNKQTRSLLNYDLLKDVKRNVIIVNVGRGETVDEEGIYRLLKERQDVRFGTDVFWRKNGKEDFYNTKLWELDNFTGTLHTAGAYGNESIMKRAMFIACLNVKKYIDKGVADNEVRREDYV; encoded by the coding sequence ATGAAGATAATATCTACAGAAAAAGTTCCAGACGAGTGTAAAAATATAATTAATGTTAAAGATGAGAATCTAACTGAAGAAGATCACAAAAACGCAGAGATCTTGCTAACGTGGCCAGGAAGAGTAAACAGCAATCTGATAGATAAGATGCCTAACCTTAAGGTAATACAAACGTTTTCAGCAGGAGTTGATGATTTAAATTTCTCTATAATTCCTCCACATGTTAAAGTATTCTCAAATGCTGGTGCCTATTCTTTATCAGTAGCTGAACACGCTTGGGCTCTAATTTTAGCATCAGCCAAAGGTGTGGGAACAAAAAAGAGGACTATAGTTTACGATGTTTCTGAAAAAACGTTATTGATTTTAGGTGGGGGTGGCATAGGGTCAGAAGTTGCCAGGATAGGTAAAACGGCTTTTAGAAATTATGTAATAGGCATTTCCAGATCATTCAAAAAACCTGAATGGTTTGATGAAAAGCACGGAATGATCATGATAAGGGAGAAAATTAAAGAGGCTGATATAATTGTCGATACGTTACCTCTAAACAAGCAAACTAGGAGTCTTTTAAATTATGATCTACTAAAAGATGTAAAGCGTAATGTTATAATTGTTAATGTAGGCAGAGGTGAGACAGTGGATGAAGAAGGTATTTATAGGTTGCTTAAGGAGAGGCAAGACGTGAGGTTTGGGACTGATGTATTTTGGAGAAAAAACGGTAAGGAGGATTTCTATAATACAAAGCTTTGGGAATTAGATAACTTTACTGGAACGCTTCACACTGCTGGAGCTTATGGTAATGAGAGCATAATGAAGAGGGCAATGTTCATAGCTTGTTTGAATGTGAAAAAATATATAGATAAGGGAGTTGCAGATAATGAAGTAAGAAGGGAAGATTATGTTTGA
- a CDS encoding DUF2299 domain-containing protein yields the protein MFDKSMDKQIEDWLKELGLVASRPPQAKEFFHVVATPPQGGPTISVVRVNDSSKFYIIAMGIGIHPSHVSALMALNREERIKFIIDLQLEALRYGVDFVALPPNQEIPNVIQVSKPIFIDGLTANEFINTLLNVRNAGVSIMLKFTQRFGPYEPQQQTSLKYT from the coding sequence ATGTTTGACAAATCGATGGATAAACAAATAGAGGACTGGTTAAAGGAATTAGGACTAGTTGCGAGTAGACCGCCTCAAGCTAAAGAATTCTTTCACGTTGTTGCCACGCCTCCGCAAGGTGGGCCTACTATTAGTGTAGTGAGGGTAAATGATAGTTCAAAATTCTATATTATAGCAATGGGGATAGGAATACATCCATCTCATGTCAGTGCTTTAATGGCTCTAAATAGGGAGGAAAGAATAAAATTTATAATAGATTTACAATTGGAAGCTTTACGGTATGGAGTGGATTTTGTAGCCCTACCTCCAAATCAAGAAATTCCTAATGTTATTCAAGTATCTAAACCAATATTTATAGACGGCTTAACCGCAAACGAATTTATCAATACTTTATTGAATGTGAGAAATGCTGGCGTTAGTATAATGTTGAAATTCACCCAAAGATTTGGACCTTATGAACCCCAACAACAAACTTCATTAAAATACACATGA
- a CDS encoding APC family permease, protein MELKKAVLSFKETYAQAMAVTAPLGSVVSTTTAAILYAGSSVIFTTFLSLLTSALWIYTLSMYTKKLASAGGYYNFNYGAWRSKKLAFLEALTEMVAYTLLNVVNVIAVYTILSAVSDILGIIIPNWVIYSIIGFSVAYPSLISFTHVKKLLGYVVTISATAEAALLISLFFLSLSKGIHFDYFVPKFRNFGDLATAYVLTTVSISGAGAATYLGEETKNPHENVSKGMWLALIIGGISMFLGTYAMIVLWPSTINSLANSNQPLFVEMIQYGVIAFYIALMLSINSLLASNIGTTIGAARILFNLAREKAAPKIFTKVNRSGEPLVATAIIGISTAIIAVLSVSVLGITRAFTEVAAVEGVLWLLGRILDGFGAPVFYWRINSLGIANIVIPITATAVNSWGDIQSVLQMDIVQLLMITVFAGIVVSWYILKARKGFPGTLVVDENNNVITIDEYLKKIKAVNVR, encoded by the coding sequence ATGGAGCTTAAGAAAGCCGTTTTATCGTTTAAGGAAACTTACGCTCAAGCAATGGCAGTAACAGCACCTTTAGGTAGTGTAGTTTCAACAACTACAGCTGCCATATTGTATGCTGGATCTTCAGTTATATTCACCACATTTTTATCCTTACTAACAAGTGCCTTATGGATTTACACCTTATCAATGTACACTAAAAAGCTTGCATCTGCTGGAGGATACTATAACTTCAATTATGGAGCGTGGAGAAGTAAAAAACTTGCGTTTTTAGAAGCACTTACTGAGATGGTAGCCTATACACTTTTAAACGTTGTTAATGTAATTGCAGTTTATACAATATTATCAGCAGTATCTGACATTTTGGGAATTATAATTCCAAATTGGGTAATTTATTCTATAATCGGTTTTAGCGTAGCTTATCCTTCATTGATTTCATTTACTCACGTTAAAAAATTACTAGGATACGTTGTAACCATAAGCGCTACGGCTGAAGCAGCGTTGTTAATTTCACTATTCTTCTTATCGTTAAGTAAGGGTATTCATTTCGATTATTTTGTACCTAAATTTAGGAATTTTGGAGACTTGGCTACAGCATACGTGCTAACTACTGTAAGTATATCTGGAGCTGGAGCCGCTACCTACCTAGGCGAAGAGACAAAGAATCCTCATGAGAATGTATCTAAGGGAATGTGGTTAGCTCTAATCATAGGCGGTATTTCCATGTTTTTAGGAACTTACGCTATGATAGTGTTGTGGCCCAGCACGATAAATAGTCTGGCTAACTCGAATCAACCATTATTCGTAGAAATGATACAATATGGAGTAATCGCGTTTTATATAGCATTAATGCTATCAATTAATAGTCTGTTAGCATCTAATATAGGGACAACGATAGGGGCAGCTAGAATCCTATTTAATTTAGCAAGGGAAAAAGCAGCACCTAAGATTTTTACTAAAGTTAATAGGAGTGGAGAACCATTGGTAGCGACAGCAATAATCGGTATTTCAACAGCCATAATTGCAGTGTTATCTGTTTCTGTATTAGGTATTACTAGGGCTTTCACTGAGGTAGCTGCAGTTGAGGGAGTGTTGTGGCTCCTAGGTAGAATATTAGATGGTTTCGGAGCTCCAGTATTTTACTGGAGGATAAATAGTTTAGGAATAGCGAATATAGTAATACCCATTACAGCAACTGCAGTAAACTCTTGGGGAGATATTCAATCTGTACTACAAATGGATATTGTTCAGCTTTTAATGATTACCGTATTTGCTGGTATTGTGGTTTCCTGGTATATATTAAAAGCTAGAAAAGGATTTCCGGGAACACTAGTTGTTGATGAAAATAATAATGTAATAACCATAGATGAATACCTTAAAAAGATAAAAGCCGTAAATGTTCGTTAA
- a CDS encoding universal stress protein has product MKVVVAYDGSDHAKNALFFALNLIKKEDEIHLVTIIKEAPRSPEQVIIQSEQRAKQMQDEVVSELSDYKIVQKILESNDVADSILQYCNNIGCGLIVTGSRGLTGIKKAILGSVSNALVSKSNVPVLVVK; this is encoded by the coding sequence ATGAAAGTAGTTGTAGCATATGATGGTTCAGATCACGCTAAAAATGCCTTATTTTTTGCATTAAATTTAATTAAAAAGGAAGACGAAATACACCTAGTTACAATAATAAAAGAAGCACCCAGAAGTCCAGAACAAGTCATAATACAGAGTGAGCAAAGAGCAAAGCAAATGCAAGATGAGGTAGTAAGTGAACTTAGCGATTATAAGATAGTGCAAAAAATTTTGGAAAGTAATGACGTAGCTGACTCAATATTACAGTACTGTAATAATATAGGATGCGGTCTAATAGTAACTGGTAGTAGAGGGCTTACAGGGATTAAGAAAGCCATATTGGGAAGTGTGTCGAATGCTTTAGTTTCAAAGTCCAATGTTCCGGTTTTAGTCGTTAAATAA
- a CDS encoding serine/threonine-protein kinase, translated as MRNNLLQYIAGFLGFIALFYGIFSLLSEYKFLEIKSLEVFILIFFGFFAITYAFTDRIMIEKPFALTFSVILFYLALFSPLPLTSKILLITGGIVETQLTSRRGIGGTLYIILGILTLLYFIYIHFIELSSTLSLIGIGLSSLIIVLGNRDRKVKAISYFAFPIGIPLIVYGINGFFPLSLNPIFIIVGLAIVLLNLIPSKGATSKDNGLKLDEKLCSDIQRNECKDVIEIYKKYMVYIPQHCLDKVVLCIVDQNDMQDFNLVVSNSLARSVAEKYIDKMSPEMVYSLAFLSNRKKELLELACNKGYKKACEQTKPVLDLRNWDPKVWVGKEIYNYNIVDIIGVGGTSYILKGEKDGNFYALKIPLINYLNNVMDLVGESSKLIELSTKSPYIVRLYAIYADQLDVKEILGGNSEIYYNKPPMLVIELMKGGSINDVINVKELVRSEYWRKIVFIATARIAEALETIHSEGYVHCDIKPLNILFNEKLPPNARLAHDNLKNGKIIVKLADLGSAVRAGAKPFSYTPAYVPFDLVKSTAFGGISPMADIYALGATVYKLLTGVPLNTNAMIEAIDKFDVSKDMRYLDNSLYNTRNLDLLRKYVDKNTYTFIAKMVDPDPNKRPTSKEVKEFFYSKI; from the coding sequence ATGAGGAATAATCTGTTACAATACATTGCTGGATTTCTAGGATTTATAGCATTATTTTACGGAATATTCTCTCTACTCAGTGAATACAAATTTCTTGAAATTAAGTCTCTAGAAGTATTTATATTAATCTTTTTTGGTTTTTTTGCTATCACTTATGCATTTACTGACAGAATCATGATAGAAAAACCGTTTGCACTTACGTTTTCTGTCATATTGTTTTATCTTGCACTCTTTAGTCCATTACCCCTTACAAGTAAAATACTACTTATTACAGGTGGGATAGTTGAGACACAATTGACATCGAGAAGGGGTATCGGAGGAACATTATACATAATACTTGGTATCTTAACACTCCTTTACTTCATATATATACATTTCATTGAATTATCATCAACACTTTCCTTGATAGGAATTGGATTATCCTCCCTTATTATAGTGTTAGGTAATAGGGATAGAAAAGTGAAAGCTATCTCATATTTCGCCTTCCCAATTGGTATCCCGTTAATAGTTTATGGTATTAATGGGTTCTTTCCCCTGTCACTAAATCCAATATTCATTATAGTGGGATTAGCTATAGTGTTGCTAAACTTAATTCCGAGCAAGGGAGCAACCAGTAAAGATAATGGCCTAAAACTTGACGAGAAATTATGTAGTGATATCCAAAGAAATGAGTGCAAGGATGTTATTGAGATTTACAAAAAATATATGGTTTACATTCCTCAACATTGTCTGGACAAGGTAGTGTTATGTATTGTAGATCAGAACGATATGCAGGATTTTAATTTAGTTGTAAGTAATAGCTTAGCTCGAAGTGTCGCTGAAAAATATATAGATAAAATGTCACCGGAGATGGTATATTCCCTGGCATTTTTATCAAACAGAAAGAAAGAGCTGCTGGAATTAGCATGTAATAAGGGATATAAGAAAGCATGCGAGCAAACTAAGCCGGTTTTAGATCTTAGGAATTGGGATCCTAAGGTATGGGTAGGAAAGGAGATATACAATTACAACATTGTCGATATAATCGGAGTTGGCGGTACAAGCTATATACTAAAGGGTGAAAAGGATGGGAATTTCTATGCCCTCAAGATACCATTAATAAATTACTTAAATAACGTAATGGATTTAGTTGGAGAATCGTCCAAATTGATAGAACTTTCTACTAAATCCCCCTATATAGTTAGACTATACGCAATTTATGCAGATCAGCTTGATGTAAAGGAGATCTTAGGCGGAAATTCAGAAATTTACTATAATAAGCCGCCTATGTTAGTAATTGAATTGATGAAAGGTGGATCCATAAATGATGTGATAAATGTCAAAGAGTTAGTGAGAAGTGAATATTGGAGAAAAATAGTATTTATTGCCACAGCGAGGATTGCTGAAGCACTAGAGACCATTCATTCTGAAGGATATGTTCACTGTGATATCAAACCTCTAAACATATTATTTAACGAGAAATTACCTCCAAATGCCAGACTAGCCCATGATAACTTGAAGAATGGTAAAATTATAGTTAAGTTAGCGGATTTAGGTTCTGCAGTCAGAGCTGGTGCAAAACCATTTAGTTATACTCCAGCATATGTACCATTTGACCTAGTTAAGTCAACTGCCTTTGGAGGAATTTCCCCAATGGCTGATATATACGCATTAGGAGCTACTGTGTACAAATTATTAACTGGAGTCCCATTAAATACTAACGCAATGATAGAAGCTATAGATAAATTTGATGTTAGTAAGGATATGAGATATTTGGATAATTCTTTATACAATACCAGGAATTTGGACTTGTTAAGAAAGTACGTGGATAAAAATACTTATACCTTTATAGCGAAAATGGTGGATCCAGATCCTAATAAAAGGCCAACTAGTAAGGAAGTAAAGGAGTTTTTCTATTCTAAGATATAA
- a CDS encoding MFS transporter — protein MDKGISKTPFASIDSLKLTFNHIKVWYTSGMGFFTDAYDLFIISAILDVLIQLHDPNFPLNGFTEGLLASSALWTAIIGQLVFGFLGDKIGRKAIYGIEAMLMTAGALLSAISPNIYWLIIFRSLMGLGIGGDYPISATIMSEYANVKDRGKLIALVFANQGLGSLAAVAVGISTVLAFPLDISWRVMAAIGAIPAATVIYLRRKTPETPRYSMLVKGSVQEAKKAAEFLGGKIEERKAYSKPISLSEFLSKYWLTLIGTAVPWFILDIAFYGTGIYSGAITQLILGKPSSIANLILEQGLPYMVGFFGYFTAVSLMDKLGRRIIQLQGFILMAIIYAVVSSFLIVSGTKVIGLTIPAELGFLIYALSFFFIDFGPNTTTFVLPAETYPTRARTTGHGISAASGKLGAAITTYLFPTLLASIGIKNILIMLSVLSILGAIVTLIAVKETKGKSLEEISEEEVIVQEEQASK, from the coding sequence ATGGATAAAGGAATTTCAAAAACGCCTTTTGCTTCCATTGATTCATTAAAACTAACTTTTAACCATATTAAAGTTTGGTACACTTCCGGTATGGGATTTTTTACTGATGCTTATGATTTGTTCATAATAAGTGCAATTCTGGACGTTTTAATACAGTTGCATGACCCTAATTTTCCACTTAATGGTTTTACGGAGGGTCTTTTAGCGTCATCTGCGTTATGGACGGCAATAATTGGGCAATTAGTCTTTGGTTTCTTGGGTGATAAGATAGGAAGGAAGGCAATATATGGGATTGAAGCAATGTTAATGACAGCTGGTGCTTTACTTTCTGCTATCTCTCCAAACATATATTGGCTAATTATTTTCAGATCATTAATGGGTTTAGGAATAGGTGGAGATTACCCAATTTCGGCTACTATAATGAGTGAGTATGCTAATGTTAAAGACAGAGGTAAGTTGATAGCTTTAGTATTTGCAAATCAAGGATTAGGTAGTTTAGCGGCAGTTGCAGTAGGGATTAGTACTGTTTTAGCGTTTCCCTTAGATATTTCTTGGAGGGTGATGGCAGCAATAGGTGCTATACCGGCAGCGACTGTAATCTACCTTAGAAGAAAAACTCCAGAAACTCCTAGATATTCAATGTTAGTGAAGGGTAGTGTACAAGAAGCTAAGAAAGCTGCTGAGTTCCTAGGTGGTAAAATCGAGGAAAGGAAAGCTTACTCGAAGCCTATATCGCTGTCAGAGTTCCTATCTAAATACTGGCTAACACTAATAGGTACTGCAGTTCCATGGTTTATCCTTGATATAGCTTTTTATGGAACTGGAATATACTCTGGTGCAATAACTCAATTAATATTAGGAAAACCCAGTAGTATAGCGAATTTAATATTAGAACAAGGTTTGCCATATATGGTAGGATTTTTCGGTTACTTCACGGCAGTTAGTTTGATGGATAAGTTAGGAAGAAGAATTATACAGTTGCAAGGCTTTATATTGATGGCGATAATTTATGCAGTTGTTTCCTCATTCTTAATAGTTAGCGGTACTAAGGTAATTGGTTTAACGATTCCAGCTGAACTTGGATTCTTAATATACGCACTATCGTTCTTCTTCATAGACTTTGGTCCTAATACTACAACCTTTGTACTCCCTGCTGAAACTTACCCAACTAGGGCTAGGACTACTGGCCATGGGATTAGTGCAGCATCAGGTAAATTGGGGGCTGCAATAACTACTTACCTATTCCCTACACTTTTGGCCTCGATAGGAATAAAGAATATTTTAATAATGCTTTCAGTGCTATCAATACTAGGCGCGATAGTA